In Streptomyces sp. NBC_00569, a single genomic region encodes these proteins:
- a CDS encoding carbohydrate ABC transporter permease, producing the protein MKSAKHSRLGRSWLPAHLLVWLYAVLLVVPLYYFVASAFKTNEEIFARPFALPSSFGLGNFGTAFHSADLGLAIVNSALVTVFSLVLTLALAIPAAFALARSTGRLASLVESVFSLGFLIPTFAALFPTFLLAAATGLFHTRTFMILFLPATAMPLSVVILVQFMRTVPREMEEAARMDGASTFAVLRHVYTPLCLPGIATVLLLNFLTFWNEYLYSLVIIGPDPAQRTVQVALPTLKSITGTDYGVLTAGTVLTLVPVWIVYTVLQKRMQQALVSGAVKM; encoded by the coding sequence ATGAAGTCCGCCAAGCACAGCCGCCTCGGCAGGTCCTGGCTCCCCGCCCACCTCCTCGTATGGCTCTACGCCGTGCTCCTCGTCGTGCCGCTCTACTACTTCGTCGCCTCGGCGTTCAAGACGAACGAGGAGATCTTCGCCCGTCCGTTCGCGCTGCCGTCGTCGTTCGGCCTCGGCAACTTCGGTACCGCCTTCCACAGTGCCGACCTCGGGCTCGCGATCGTCAACTCGGCCCTGGTCACGGTGTTCTCGCTCGTCCTGACGCTGGCGCTCGCGATCCCCGCGGCGTTCGCCCTGGCCCGTTCGACGGGCCGGCTCGCCTCCCTCGTCGAGAGTGTCTTCTCGCTGGGGTTCCTGATCCCGACGTTCGCGGCGCTCTTCCCGACGTTCCTGCTCGCCGCGGCCACCGGCCTGTTCCACACGCGCACGTTCATGATCCTGTTCCTGCCGGCCACGGCGATGCCGCTCTCGGTGGTGATCCTGGTCCAGTTCATGCGGACCGTCCCCAGGGAGATGGAGGAGGCGGCCCGCATGGACGGCGCCTCGACCTTCGCGGTGCTCCGGCACGTCTACACGCCGTTGTGCCTGCCCGGCATCGCGACGGTACTGCTCCTGAACTTCCTGACGTTCTGGAACGAGTACCTGTACTCGCTCGTCATCATCGGCCCGGACCCGGCGCAGCGCACGGTCCAGGTGGCGCTGCCCACCCTGAAGTCCATCACCGGGACGGACTACGGGGTCCTGACCGCGGGGACCGTCCTCACCCTCGTACCGGTGTGGATCGTCTATACGGTGCTCCAGAAGCGGATGCAGCAGGCACTCGTCAGTGGGGCGGTGAAGATGTGA
- a CDS encoding glycoside hydrolase 5 family protein, with protein MRRHSAHLTHDSAVLPWLGANFWSRTGGPLMWRDYEPKTVREELAVLREHGLNMTRSFFYWPDFHPEPHRIDEELCERFRDFLDAHTEAGMGTVPTFIVGHMSGENWDPAWRGGRDLYEDVWMVGRQAWFVSQMTRRFKDHPAVTGWLITNEMPGYGRIYQVDPPSGDVVTAWAQAMCNAVRAAGGTQPVSLGDGAWGIEVTGRDNGFSLRDTAEYVDFVGPHVYRSDTDRPRQHYRAAFECELAAVTGQPVVLEEFGLSTDTVSAENAGVYYRQTLHNSLLGGATGWVAWNNTDYDDLWDRSPYDHHPFEMHFGITDSTGAPKAPLVELATFAEVLARVDFARCRRSDAGAALVVPAFLERGYPYSRPADRPLIFTSLHQGYVAARAADLAVGLTREADGISEDASLYLLPATRQLTTRTRRALARRAAEGATVYLSFCSGEHPGTRGPWFDDLDGLFGVEMQLSYGVAEPIEDDVLEMTFTKGFGGIRAGEILRFPVAGNEDSRAYLPVEARDAEVVAVDAHGRPALLSRATGLGRTVLATYPLEHMAARTAHVNPEQTHRLYAALAEVAGVARPVTVESPYVSADVLVHEDGRRFVWLVSQSGQEVAVRPEADGPLHDAGTGEPVTDVTLDPYGVRILELR; from the coding sequence ATGCGACGCCACAGCGCCCACCTCACCCACGACTCCGCCGTCCTGCCCTGGCTCGGCGCCAACTTCTGGTCCCGCACCGGCGGTCCCCTGATGTGGCGCGACTACGAGCCGAAGACGGTGCGCGAGGAACTGGCGGTGCTGCGCGAGCACGGTCTGAACATGACCCGCTCGTTCTTCTACTGGCCCGACTTCCACCCCGAACCGCACCGGATCGACGAGGAGTTGTGCGAGCGCTTCCGCGACTTCCTCGACGCGCACACCGAGGCGGGCATGGGCACCGTACCGACGTTCATCGTCGGCCACATGTCCGGCGAGAACTGGGATCCGGCCTGGCGCGGGGGCCGGGACCTGTACGAGGACGTGTGGATGGTCGGCCGCCAGGCGTGGTTCGTGTCGCAGATGACGCGCCGTTTCAAGGACCACCCGGCGGTCACGGGCTGGCTGATCACCAACGAGATGCCGGGTTACGGGCGGATCTACCAGGTCGACCCGCCCTCCGGTGACGTCGTCACGGCGTGGGCGCAGGCCATGTGCAACGCGGTGCGCGCGGCCGGCGGCACCCAGCCCGTCTCCCTGGGCGACGGGGCGTGGGGCATCGAGGTGACGGGCCGCGACAACGGTTTCTCGCTGCGGGACACCGCGGAGTACGTCGACTTCGTGGGCCCGCACGTCTACCGCTCCGACACGGACCGGCCGCGCCAGCACTACCGGGCCGCGTTCGAGTGCGAGCTCGCGGCCGTCACGGGGCAGCCGGTGGTCCTGGAGGAGTTCGGCCTGTCGACGGACACCGTCTCCGCCGAGAACGCGGGCGTGTACTACCGCCAGACCCTGCACAACTCGCTGCTCGGCGGCGCGACGGGCTGGGTGGCCTGGAACAACACGGACTACGACGACCTGTGGGACCGGTCCCCCTACGACCACCACCCCTTCGAGATGCACTTCGGCATCACGGACAGCACGGGCGCCCCGAAGGCCCCGCTCGTCGAACTCGCCACTTTCGCCGAGGTGTTGGCGCGGGTCGACTTCGCGCGCTGCCGCCGCTCGGACGCCGGGGCCGCGCTGGTCGTGCCCGCCTTCCTGGAGCGCGGCTACCCCTACAGCCGCCCCGCCGACCGCCCGCTCATCTTCACCTCGCTCCACCAGGGGTACGTCGCGGCGCGCGCCGCCGACCTGGCGGTGGGTCTCACCCGGGAGGCGGACGGCATCAGCGAGGACGCTTCGCTCTATCTCCTCCCCGCCACACGGCAGTTGACGACCCGCACCCGGCGCGCGCTGGCACGGCGGGCCGCCGAGGGAGCGACGGTCTATCTGTCCTTCTGCTCGGGCGAGCACCCCGGGACGCGCGGACCGTGGTTCGACGACCTGGACGGTCTCTTCGGGGTCGAGATGCAGCTGTCGTACGGGGTGGCCGAGCCGATCGAGGACGACGTCCTGGAGATGACGTTCACGAAGGGCTTCGGGGGCATCAGGGCCGGTGAGATCCTGCGCTTCCCCGTCGCGGGCAACGAGGACAGCCGGGCGTACCTGCCGGTCGAGGCGCGCGACGCGGAGGTCGTCGCCGTCGACGCGCACGGCCGCCCGGCGCTGCTCTCGCGGGCCACGGGCCTCGGCCGCACCGTCCTCGCGACGTATCCGCTGGAGCACATGGCCGCCCGCACGGCGCACGTCAACCCGGAGCAGACGCACCGGCTGTACGCGGCGCTCGCCGAGGTCGCCGGGGTGGCACGGCCCGTGACGGTGGAGAGCCCGTACGTGTCGGCCGATGTGCTGGTCCATGAGGACGGGCGGCGGTTCGTGTGGCTGGTGAGCCAGTCCGGGCAGGAGGTGGCGGTGCGTCCGGAGGCGGACGGACCGCTGCACGACGCGGGGACGGGCGAGCCCGTCACGGACGTCACCCTGGACCCGTACGGCGTGCGCATCCTGGAACTGCGATGA
- a CDS encoding LacI family DNA-binding transcriptional regulator, which yields MAAAAGVSTAAVSQAFNEKGRLAEPTRRRILDAAAELGWSPSASASALRSARTRTLALVVRRPTDVLGADPHFSELITGIEGELAPRGYGLLLHLVAGVDEESALYERLASEGRVDGAVLTDARADDPRPALLRRIGLPSVLLGAPDPEASVPTVGLGNQGAGVHEAVDHLLGLGHRRIAYVSGPPELQHTRLRRTVFEETLDLAGLRPAAVLSTDFSESAAVAATEELIGRAERPTAIVYANDSMAVCGIGTAQRAGLAVPRDLSVVGYDNLPLGRWLHPRLTTVDQQVQRVGAAAARVLLARCGEDVPVSPLEGRPHLVVRESTGPATPC from the coding sequence GTGGCGGCCGCGGCGGGAGTCTCGACGGCCGCCGTGTCGCAGGCCTTCAACGAGAAGGGCCGGCTCGCCGAGCCGACCCGGCGGCGGATCCTCGACGCGGCGGCGGAGCTCGGCTGGTCGCCGAGCGCGTCCGCCTCGGCGCTGCGCAGCGCCCGTACCCGCACGCTCGCGCTCGTCGTGCGCAGGCCCACCGACGTGCTAGGGGCCGACCCGCACTTCAGTGAGCTGATCACCGGTATAGAGGGCGAGTTGGCGCCGCGCGGCTACGGTCTGCTCCTGCATCTCGTCGCCGGTGTCGACGAGGAGAGCGCGCTGTACGAGCGGCTCGCCTCGGAGGGCCGGGTCGACGGTGCCGTCCTGACGGACGCGCGGGCCGACGACCCGCGCCCGGCGCTGCTGCGCCGCATCGGCCTCCCGTCGGTGCTGCTCGGCGCGCCCGACCCTGAGGCGTCCGTTCCGACCGTCGGGCTCGGCAACCAGGGGGCGGGCGTCCACGAGGCGGTCGACCACCTGCTCGGGCTCGGCCACCGGCGCATCGCGTACGTCTCCGGACCCCCCGAGCTCCAGCACACCCGGCTGCGCCGCACGGTCTTCGAGGAGACACTCGACCTCGCCGGGCTCCGTCCCGCCGCCGTCCTGAGCACCGACTTCTCGGAGTCGGCCGCCGTCGCCGCGACCGAGGAGCTCATCGGGCGCGCCGAGCGTCCGACCGCGATCGTGTACGCCAACGACTCGATGGCCGTGTGCGGCATCGGCACCGCCCAGCGGGCCGGCCTCGCCGTGCCCCGGGACCTGTCCGTCGTCGGCTACGACAACCTCCCCCTCGGCCGCTGGCTGCACCCGCGCCTGACGACCGTCGACCAGCAGGTGCAGCGGGTCGGCGCCGCCGCCGCGCGCGTGCTGCTCGCCCGGTGCGGCGAGGACGTCCCCGTGTCACCGCTCGAAGGGCGCCCGCACCTGGTCGTCCGCGAGTCGACCGGCCCCGCGACCCCCTGTTAG
- a CDS encoding carbohydrate ABC transporter permease encodes MTTMTSTAGETAVRRPTPSSPDAARRARRQGGTILALPALVWYLVFMVGPLVAIFVVAALRWPGMLQPVSFAGFDNVRTVLDDPVFWDAVSNTAIQLVVAVPVMIVCAYMLGYYVAQKPPGHKVIRYLLFIPGLISTPAKAMVFYAALSPDGLVNGGLKAVGLGSLADAWLASPSTALACLIALDIWAGIGFTAVLFAARLGSVPEEIGEAAQLDGAGHWRTMWRIHFPVIRDYVGVVTMLQFLWTLFGSAQHVLLLTQGGPGSSSTTLSFLVYQKAFIAADLGYSQTVGVFLFLTGLVGLLAIRRAFRQNH; translated from the coding sequence ATGACGACGATGACGTCGACAGCGGGCGAGACCGCGGTCCGCCGCCCCACCCCCTCTTCCCCCGACGCCGCCCGGCGGGCGCGCCGCCAGGGCGGCACGATCCTCGCCCTGCCCGCCCTCGTCTGGTACCTGGTCTTCATGGTCGGCCCGCTGGTCGCCATCTTCGTGGTCGCCGCCCTGCGCTGGCCGGGCATGCTGCAGCCCGTCTCGTTCGCCGGGTTCGACAATGTACGCACGGTCCTCGACGACCCGGTGTTCTGGGACGCGGTGAGCAACACGGCGATCCAGCTCGTCGTCGCCGTCCCGGTGATGATCGTCTGTGCGTACATGCTCGGCTACTACGTCGCGCAGAAGCCGCCAGGCCACAAGGTCATCCGGTATCTGCTGTTCATCCCCGGGCTGATCTCGACTCCGGCGAAGGCGATGGTGTTCTACGCGGCACTGTCCCCCGACGGGCTGGTCAACGGCGGCCTGAAGGCGGTCGGTCTCGGCTCGCTCGCCGACGCGTGGCTCGCCTCCCCCTCCACCGCCCTCGCATGCCTGATCGCGCTGGACATCTGGGCCGGGATCGGCTTCACGGCGGTGCTGTTCGCGGCGCGGCTCGGGAGCGTCCCCGAGGAGATCGGCGAGGCGGCGCAGCTGGACGGCGCCGGGCACTGGCGGACGATGTGGCGCATCCACTTCCCCGTCATCCGTGACTACGTGGGGGTGGTGACGATGCTGCAGTTCCTGTGGACGCTCTTCGGGTCGGCCCAGCACGTGCTGCTGCTGACGCAGGGCGGCCCCGGCAGCTCGTCGACAACGCTGTCATTCCTGGTCTACCAGAAGGCGTTCATCGCGGCCGACCTCGGCTACAGCCAGACCGTCGGTGTCTTCCTCTTCCTCACCGGACTCGTCGGACTGCTCGCCATCCGGCGCGCGTTCCGCCAGAACCACTGA
- a CDS encoding glycoside hydrolase family 3 N-terminal domain-containing protein, whose protein sequence is MSEPLYRDPAAPVPERVRDLLGRMTLTEKVGQLNQRMYGWHAYERTGSGHRLTDAFRSEVAAYDGMGALYGLQRADPWSGVTFADGITAADAAGVADSVQRHMVEQTRLGIPVLLVEEVPHGHQALDGTVLPVNLAVGSTWDPDLYEEAAAAAGAELRARGGHLALVSALDLVRDPRWGRAEECFGEDPYLAARFTEALVRGMRRAGVGVVLKHFAGQGSSVGGRNSAATELGARELHEIHLAAARAGVREGAAGVMAAYNEFDGLPCAASRWLLTELLRERWGFDGIVMADGGALDRLTRLAGDPAAAGALALAAGTDLSLWDDCFPRLGEAVERGLVAEETVDTAVERVLTLKFRLGLFERPYVGEPEQPSGVRELSERVARESIVLLEHDGATLPISPSLGRIAVVGPGADSVPGQIGDYTAPQRPGSGVTVLDGIRAGAGPGSEVAYARGCELVGGDLSGVPEAVALAASADVAVLVLGGSSARETDTRFEANGAAVVASGNPVGMTCGEGVDLADLRLPDGQSALLDAVAATGTPVVVVLVQGRPHALPDLTGKAKGVLCAWYPGPWGGRAVADVLFGTASPAGRLPVSVPRSAAQLPVFYNAKDHGYRGYVDQSVTARHSFGHGLSYSTVEYGAPRLARSTVTVGEPGTTCSVTVTNTGTRPVRETVQLYVRRVSGGTSWPRVRELRGFVRLDLEPGGSAQAVFAVDTEVLASVTRDLDLAVEPGEFSIETGPSSDRTRGAALTVTR, encoded by the coding sequence ATGAGCGAGCCGCTGTACCGCGATCCCGCGGCCCCGGTGCCCGAGCGCGTGCGGGACCTGCTCGGCCGGATGACGCTCACCGAGAAGGTCGGGCAGCTCAACCAGCGGATGTACGGCTGGCACGCCTACGAGCGCACCGGCTCGGGCCACCGGCTCACGGACGCGTTCCGCTCCGAGGTCGCCGCGTACGACGGCATGGGCGCCCTGTACGGGTTGCAGCGCGCGGACCCGTGGTCCGGGGTGACGTTCGCCGACGGGATCACGGCGGCGGACGCGGCGGGCGTCGCGGACTCGGTGCAGCGGCACATGGTCGAGCAGACGCGCCTCGGCATCCCGGTGCTCCTGGTCGAGGAGGTCCCGCACGGCCACCAGGCGCTCGACGGCACCGTCCTGCCGGTGAACCTGGCCGTGGGGTCGACCTGGGACCCGGACCTCTACGAGGAGGCGGCGGCCGCGGCCGGGGCCGAACTGCGGGCCAGGGGTGGCCATCTGGCCCTGGTGTCGGCGCTCGACCTCGTCCGCGACCCGCGCTGGGGCCGTGCCGAGGAGTGCTTCGGCGAGGACCCGTATCTGGCGGCCCGGTTCACGGAGGCGCTCGTACGGGGCATGCGGCGGGCCGGGGTGGGGGTGGTGCTCAAGCACTTCGCGGGCCAGGGTTCCTCGGTCGGCGGGCGCAACAGCGCGGCCACCGAGCTGGGCGCCCGCGAGCTGCACGAGATCCATCTGGCGGCGGCGCGGGCGGGGGTCCGCGAGGGCGCCGCGGGCGTGATGGCGGCGTACAACGAGTTCGACGGCCTGCCGTGCGCCGCGAGCCGGTGGCTCCTGACCGAACTCCTGCGGGAACGCTGGGGATTCGACGGCATCGTGATGGCGGACGGGGGCGCCCTCGACCGGCTGACGCGGCTGGCCGGCGATCCCGCGGCGGCGGGCGCGCTCGCCCTGGCGGCGGGCACGGATCTGAGCCTGTGGGACGACTGCTTCCCGCGACTCGGGGAGGCCGTCGAGCGAGGGCTCGTGGCGGAGGAGACCGTGGACACGGCGGTGGAGCGCGTCCTCACGCTCAAATTCCGCCTCGGCCTCTTCGAGCGGCCCTACGTCGGGGAACCTGAACAGCCTTCCGGTGTACGTGAGTTGAGCGAGCGCGTGGCCCGGGAGTCGATCGTGCTCCTGGAGCACGACGGGGCGACGCTGCCGATCAGCCCTTCACTGGGCCGCATCGCGGTCGTGGGTCCCGGCGCGGACTCCGTTCCGGGCCAGATCGGCGACTACACCGCGCCGCAGCGGCCCGGCTCGGGTGTCACCGTGCTCGACGGGATCCGGGCGGGGGCCGGTCCCGGCTCCGAAGTGGCGTACGCGCGCGGCTGCGAGCTCGTCGGCGGCGATCTCTCCGGCGTGCCGGAGGCGGTCGCTCTGGCCGCGTCGGCGGACGTGGCCGTGCTCGTCCTCGGCGGGTCGAGCGCCCGCGAGACCGACACGCGTTTCGAGGCCAACGGGGCGGCCGTCGTCGCCTCGGGGAACCCGGTCGGCATGACCTGCGGCGAAGGCGTCGACCTGGCCGATCTGCGCCTGCCCGACGGGCAGTCGGCGCTGCTCGACGCGGTGGCGGCGACGGGCACCCCGGTCGTCGTGGTCCTGGTCCAGGGCCGCCCGCACGCACTGCCCGACCTCACGGGGAAGGCGAAGGGCGTGCTGTGCGCCTGGTATCCGGGTCCGTGGGGCGGACGGGCGGTGGCCGACGTCCTGTTCGGGACGGCGTCGCCGGCGGGCCGGCTCCCGGTGTCGGTGCCGCGGTCCGCCGCGCAACTGCCGGTGTTCTACAACGCCAAGGACCACGGCTACCGCGGCTACGTGGACCAGAGCGTGACCGCGCGGCACTCCTTCGGCCACGGCCTGTCCTACTCGACGGTCGAGTACGGGGCGCCCCGCCTCGCGCGTTCCACCGTCACAGTCGGTGAACCCGGCACGACGTGCTCCGTCACGGTGACGAACACCGGGACACGGCCCGTGCGCGAGACGGTGCAGCTGTATGTGCGCCGGGTGTCGGGCGGTACGTCGTGGCCGCGTGTGCGGGAGCTGCGCGGGTTCGTACGGCTCGATCTGGAGCCGGGTGGGAGTGCACAGGCCGTGTTCGCCGTCGACACCGAGGTGCTCGCCTCGGTCACCCGGGACCTGGACCTCGCCGTGGAG
- a CDS encoding ABC transporter substrate-binding protein encodes MPSTMSRRGFLAAGGGLAAASALSGCSALAAADDDPGTLVVHSQLGTTAPGSPTYLSALDRFREENPGLKVRNLVNGDDLAQVYETSRLARKEPDVVMVNLYDKTLAWTDVGATVDVKGYLDDWGLRERVLPVALAAWTDGKDRVRAFPYFATNWPVAYNRALLDKAGVDRVPATGDELIAAAGRLRRKGIAPVTVGGNDWTGQKLLAQIIQTFLTEDEARHVYSTGDFGSRGAREGLEYFVELRDAGVFADKAQGLTSDSMTTQFNTQAAAMQSAMSSALAKVPPEVARHTDVGGWPLAPGAAHDRPTILRTYTLIGFWISPNGTKKIDAVEKFLRFMYRPDTVSRFIKEAGRDMALRSDTVSSDFPLVAAAQRLGGEVSQVLLPDLFVPPAATQPLITATSTSFTRGTSAAEVRSVLEAAYRGA; translated from the coding sequence GTGCCCTCGACGATGAGTCGGCGCGGATTCCTCGCCGCCGGCGGCGGACTCGCCGCCGCCTCCGCCCTGTCCGGCTGCTCCGCCCTCGCCGCCGCCGACGACGACCCCGGCACCCTCGTGGTGCACAGTCAGCTCGGCACCACCGCCCCCGGCTCCCCCACCTACCTCTCCGCCCTGGACCGGTTCCGCGAGGAGAACCCCGGCCTCAAGGTCAGGAACCTCGTCAACGGCGACGACCTCGCGCAGGTCTACGAGACCTCGCGGCTGGCCCGCAAGGAGCCGGACGTCGTCATGGTGAACCTCTACGACAAGACGCTGGCCTGGACCGATGTCGGCGCCACCGTGGACGTGAAGGGCTACCTGGACGACTGGGGGCTGCGCGAGCGGGTGCTGCCCGTGGCCCTGGCCGCGTGGACCGACGGCAAGGACCGGGTGCGGGCCTTCCCGTACTTCGCCACCAACTGGCCGGTCGCCTACAACCGGGCGCTCCTCGACAAGGCGGGCGTCGACCGCGTCCCGGCCACCGGCGACGAACTGATCGCCGCGGCGGGCAGGCTGCGCAGGAAGGGCATCGCGCCCGTCACGGTCGGCGGCAACGACTGGACCGGCCAGAAGCTGCTCGCCCAGATCATCCAGACGTTTCTGACCGAGGACGAGGCCAGGCACGTCTACTCGACCGGGGACTTCGGCAGCCGGGGCGCGCGGGAGGGCCTCGAGTACTTCGTGGAGCTGCGCGACGCCGGAGTGTTCGCCGACAAGGCCCAGGGCCTGACGTCGGACTCGATGACCACGCAGTTCAACACGCAGGCCGCGGCGATGCAGTCCGCCATGTCGTCGGCCCTGGCGAAGGTGCCGCCCGAGGTGGCGCGGCACACCGACGTGGGTGGCTGGCCGCTGGCCCCGGGGGCGGCGCACGACAGGCCGACGATCCTGCGGACGTACACGCTGATCGGCTTCTGGATCAGCCCGAACGGCACGAAGAAGATCGACGCCGTCGAGAAGTTCCTGCGGTTCATGTACCGCCCGGACACCGTCTCGCGGTTCATCAAGGAGGCCGGGCGCGACATGGCGCTGCGGTCCGACACGGTCAGCTCGGACTTCCCGCTGGTGGCGGCGGCGCAGCGGCTCGGCGGCGAGGTGAGCCAGGTGCTGCTGCCCGACCTGTTCGTCCCGCCGGCCGCGACGCAGCCGCTGATCACGGCGACGAGCACCTCCTTCACGCGCGGCACGAGCGCGGCCGAGGTCCGCTCGGTCCTCGAGGCCGCGTACCGCGGCGCCTGA
- a CDS encoding helix-turn-helix domain-containing protein, translating into MTEQGGAHPSAHMGEGEHIRTYPFDPSASVSGVGIQIGPMGTEGPWAGGVGLSRRVHRIDFHVLLFFREGPVHHMIDFTEYEVEAGDILWIRPGQVHGFSTSQRYVGTALTMQPGFLPRAIVEATGLYRYDRPPLLHPDEAQLAALDASLEQLKREYLDTSTLPLSLHTSVLRHSLTAFMLRVAHVSAQAAADECRPQPDTTFSRFRTAVEQGFTTNHSVSAYADELGYSRRTLVRAVRAATGQTPKAFIDRRVTLEAKRLLAHTDLPVGRIGAAVGIGDSANFSKYFQQHTGVTPAAFRAEQA; encoded by the coding sequence ATGACGGAGCAGGGTGGCGCACATCCGAGCGCACATATGGGAGAGGGGGAGCACATCCGTACGTATCCCTTCGACCCCAGCGCCAGCGTGTCCGGGGTCGGAATACAGATCGGCCCGATGGGCACGGAGGGCCCCTGGGCGGGCGGCGTCGGCCTGTCGCGCCGGGTGCACCGGATCGACTTCCACGTCCTGCTCTTCTTCCGCGAGGGCCCGGTCCACCACATGATCGACTTCACGGAGTACGAGGTCGAAGCCGGCGACATCCTGTGGATCCGGCCCGGCCAGGTGCACGGCTTCTCGACGAGCCAGCGTTACGTCGGCACGGCGCTCACCATGCAGCCCGGCTTCCTGCCGCGCGCGATCGTCGAGGCGACGGGCCTGTACCGCTACGACCGGCCGCCCCTGCTCCATCCCGACGAGGCCCAACTCGCCGCCCTGGACGCCTCGTTGGAGCAGCTGAAGCGCGAGTACCTGGACACGTCGACGCTGCCGCTGAGCCTGCACACCTCCGTGCTGCGGCACTCGCTCACGGCCTTCATGCTGCGGGTGGCGCATGTGTCGGCGCAGGCGGCGGCGGACGAGTGCAGGCCGCAGCCGGACACGACGTTCAGCCGCTTCCGCACGGCGGTCGAGCAGGGCTTCACCACGAACCACAGCGTGAGCGCGTACGCCGACGAGCTCGGCTACTCCCGGCGCACCCTCGTCCGCGCGGTGCGGGCGGCGACGGGCCAGACCCCGAAGGCGTTCATCGACCGCCGGGTGACCCTGGAGGCGAAGCGCCTGCTGGCCCACACGGACCTGCCGGTGGGCCGGATCGGCGCGGCCGTCGGCATCGGGGACTCGGCGAACTTCTCGAAGTACTTCCAGCAGCACACGGGCGTGACACCGGCGGCGTTCCGGGCCGAACAGGCCTGA